From the Entomomonas sp. E2T0 genome, one window contains:
- a CDS encoding LlaJI family restriction endonuclease codes for MTPYFYNDSMHSNKLPKSLLERMQSLDLIRGKKSDKTVCFCGIIIIKKEIHLFLPRSISLDNKDLKAKKKLAANFIQSIEKYGKQSKTKVDLQDDGEGRIGLIQLSLIKTLLKDYQDYGLYVQRQESQVTNAGKTNWAKTIKKIPISLNKKKQVVYLKLYGNKYQFLTGNIVSQIHADIIRELNKKYSWLFFNKNEFNTNGLNNISSLNKNTDHKLSILNSELSNSYSERDINLIKNMINYLKNISGDDTSELIAGVTKFHHAWEHMLKKILANTIDINSKLPIPIFTKQNDEIIKISQKGMKTDIVIEDKKEQIITVVDAKYYEAQNVNTMPSWPDIVKQFFYIKALKTIYPSDYQFKNIFIFPGENKIFKQINMGLKDQEYILLDEDFPPIICKYICPIIVIDYFVKNKTVDLIDL; via the coding sequence ATGACTCCCTATTTTTATAATGACAGTATGCATTCTAATAAGCTACCTAAATCTCTATTAGAAAGAATGCAATCTCTTGATTTAATTAGAGGAAAAAAAAGTGATAAAACGGTATGCTTTTGTGGCATTATTATTATAAAAAAAGAAATTCACCTTTTTCTACCCCGTTCAATTTCTCTTGATAACAAAGACCTTAAAGCCAAGAAAAAACTAGCTGCTAATTTTATTCAATCCATTGAGAAATATGGAAAACAATCAAAAACAAAAGTTGATCTACAAGATGATGGTGAAGGAAGAATAGGCCTAATACAACTAAGCCTGATTAAAACACTACTAAAAGATTATCAAGATTATGGTTTATATGTTCAAAGACAAGAATCTCAAGTGACTAATGCTGGTAAGACAAATTGGGCTAAGACTATCAAAAAAATACCAATTTCTCTAAATAAAAAAAAACAAGTTGTTTACTTAAAACTATATGGAAATAAATACCAATTTTTAACGGGTAATATTGTCTCACAAATACATGCTGATATTATTAGAGAACTAAACAAAAAATATTCATGGTTATTTTTCAATAAAAATGAATTTAATACAAACGGATTAAATAATATTAGTTCTCTAAATAAAAACACTGATCATAAACTTTCTATCCTTAATAGCGAGTTATCAAACAGTTATTCTGAGCGTGATATTAATCTTATTAAAAATATGATTAATTATTTAAAAAATATATCTGGTGATGACACAAGTGAACTTATTGCTGGAGTAACAAAATTTCATCATGCTTGGGAACATATGTTGAAAAAGATACTTGCAAATACAATAGATATTAACTCTAAACTTCCAATACCAATATTTACTAAACAAAATGATGAAATTATAAAAATAAGCCAAAAGGGAATGAAAACAGATATAGTTATAGAAGATAAAAAAGAACAAATTATCACTGTTGTAGATGCAAAATATTATGAAGCACAAAATGTTAACACAATGCCTAGTTGGCCAGATATCGTAAAACAATTCTTTTACATAAAAGCACTAAAAACTATTTACCCATCAGATTATCAATTTAAAAATATTTTTATCTTCCCTGGAGAAAATAAAATATTTAAACAAATAAACATGGGGTTAAAAGATCAAGAGTACATTCTATTAGATGAAGATTTCCCTCCTATTATATGTAAATATATTTGTCCAATTATTGTAATTGACTATTTTGTAAAAAATAAAACTGTTGACCTTATAGATCTATAA
- a CDS encoding McrB family protein, whose amino-acid sequence MTSEIQLLKLQDLNKLIKQCREHYQNLAYKADVRFSHHFAQLITESLNKDIKDTVIPHAFSIELINDKKLLAFISSSCFWIAESFWPLNSALDDYKKVLDYVKKIYTKEYTNKNLDTLLRKLPLEKEDSLEITNDEKDKWNTAIDIAIADSENNAFFKRFCFDKTWIFLEEDSEEGKKAEGKKLNRGDFNQSCVMLATKMVIASSSKLFNIIKCFSNSLEIREAFAELSNEEEDFREVSLPVKTIRQNNQKGINKIFYGAPGTGKSHTIDQLIDTNHSIKTVFHPETQYSDFVGCLKPSMQNNEICYSFIPGPFTEVIIKALKNPEEHYYLVIEELNRAPAAAVFGDIFQLLDRDEKGQSLYNINITDESWLKYLTDNLKTQLKNNRLFIPSNLSIFATMNSSDQAVMPLDTAFKRRWYFEYKKLDFNNCALGDIPITIDEKNQKIRWSIFAQTINLILSKNSIPEDRLLGPWFVSNEEILDIEHAKNTLSGKVFMYLWDDVLRHGNRHLIFDDKITTYGNLIDKFEKDENIFSTSFIEELNNLTNKESITIEQ is encoded by the coding sequence ATGACTTCTGAAATACAATTACTTAAGTTACAAGACTTAAATAAACTTATAAAACAATGTAGGGAACATTATCAAAATCTAGCATATAAGGCAGATGTACGTTTTAGCCATCATTTTGCGCAGTTGATAACAGAATCATTAAATAAAGATATTAAGGATACTGTTATACCTCATGCATTTTCTATAGAACTAATTAATGATAAAAAGTTACTAGCATTTATTTCCTCATCTTGTTTTTGGATAGCAGAAAGCTTTTGGCCATTAAATTCTGCTCTTGATGATTATAAGAAAGTACTGGACTATGTTAAGAAAATTTATACAAAAGAATACACTAATAAAAACCTCGATACATTATTAAGAAAACTTCCTTTAGAAAAAGAAGACTCATTAGAAATCACTAATGATGAAAAAGATAAATGGAATACAGCTATCGATATAGCAATTGCTGATAGTGAGAATAATGCTTTTTTTAAACGTTTTTGCTTTGATAAAACTTGGATATTTTTAGAAGAAGACTCCGAAGAAGGAAAAAAAGCAGAAGGAAAAAAACTCAATCGAGGAGACTTTAACCAATCATGTGTTATGTTGGCTACGAAAATGGTAATTGCTAGTTCTTCAAAACTTTTTAATATCATTAAATGTTTCTCGAATTCTTTAGAAATTAGAGAAGCTTTTGCAGAGCTATCGAACGAAGAAGAAGATTTTAGAGAGGTATCCTTACCAGTAAAAACTATTCGTCAAAATAATCAAAAAGGAATAAATAAAATCTTTTATGGCGCTCCAGGTACAGGAAAAAGCCATACAATTGATCAATTAATAGATACTAACCATTCAATAAAAACTGTATTTCACCCAGAAACTCAATATAGCGATTTTGTTGGATGCCTTAAGCCTTCTATGCAAAATAATGAAATTTGCTACAGTTTCATTCCTGGTCCATTTACAGAAGTAATTATAAAAGCTTTAAAAAATCCTGAAGAACACTATTACTTGGTAATTGAAGAGTTAAATAGAGCTCCTGCTGCTGCTGTATTTGGCGATATCTTTCAGCTATTGGATAGAGATGAAAAGGGTCAAAGTCTATATAATATTAATATTACTGATGAGAGCTGGTTAAAATATTTAACAGATAACCTAAAGACACAACTAAAAAATAATAGACTATTTATACCCTCTAATTTATCAATATTTGCCACTATGAATAGTAGTGATCAAGCTGTAATGCCTTTAGATACAGCTTTTAAACGTAGATGGTATTTTGAATATAAAAAACTTGATTTCAATAACTGTGCATTAGGAGATATTCCAATAACTATTGACGAAAAGAATCAAAAAATCAGATGGTCTATATTCGCACAAACAATAAATTTAATTCTATCAAAAAATTCTATTCCCGAAGATCGACTACTAGGTCCTTGGTTTGTAAGTAATGAAGAAATTTTAGATATAGAGCATGCTAAAAATACATTATCAGGAAAAGTGTTTATGTATTTATGGGATGATGTACTACGCCATGGAAATCGTCATTTGATATTTGATGATAAAATTACAACTTATGGTAATCTTATTGATAAATTCGAAAAAGATGAAAATATATTCTCTACTAGCTTTATTGAGGAATTAAATAATTTAACAAATAAAGAAAGCATAACAATAGAGCAATAG
- the dcm gene encoding DNA (cytosine-5-)-methyltransferase translates to MQDKASYIKNKRENMGLTYTEFALLLDLKENGERTVRGWESGEHKPSNAKWKEIVELIDTAPFKQRDNENAKFTFIDLFAGIGGIRLGFQQNGGQCVFSSEWDKFAQKTYAANFGELPAGDITKIDAKNIPDHDILLAGFPCQAFSQAGLRQGFNDTRGTMFFEIQRILVEKKPKAFLLENVKQLQGHDKGRTLKTILDILRGDFEQEISNEIPLNEETRAALSEKLNYWVDVKVLRAADFGIPQNRERIYIIGFDKNYYGNQKFEKLFQWPQAPKISTKLGNILESYEEIKKAGDYYTISDKLWDGHKRRKVEHKTKGNGFGYSLYDENAPYTNTLSARYYKDGSEILIDQSKYNLNPRKLTPRECARLQGFPEEYIVDAVSRGQIYKQFGNSVCVTVINEIANRMLKTIDELEVKGQSNTLIEKLLKNI, encoded by the coding sequence ATGCAAGATAAAGCTTCTTATATCAAAAATAAACGTGAAAATATGGGATTAACCTATACAGAATTCGCTTTATTGTTAGATTTAAAGGAAAATGGTGAGCGGACAGTGCGAGGTTGGGAGTCTGGAGAACATAAACCATCTAATGCTAAATGGAAAGAAATAGTAGAGTTAATTGATACTGCTCCATTCAAACAACGAGATAATGAAAACGCTAAATTTACTTTTATAGATTTATTTGCAGGTATTGGAGGAATTCGTTTAGGATTTCAACAAAATGGAGGGCAATGTGTTTTTAGTTCAGAATGGGATAAGTTTGCTCAAAAAACCTATGCAGCAAATTTTGGAGAATTACCAGCAGGAGATATAACAAAAATAGATGCTAAAAATATACCTGATCATGATATTCTTCTTGCGGGTTTTCCATGCCAAGCATTTTCTCAAGCAGGTTTAAGACAAGGATTTAATGATACTCGAGGTACAATGTTTTTTGAAATACAACGTATTCTTGTAGAAAAAAAACCTAAAGCATTTTTACTAGAAAACGTTAAACAGCTGCAAGGACATGATAAAGGTAGAACCTTAAAAACTATTCTTGATATCTTACGAGGTGATTTTGAACAAGAAATATCTAATGAAATTCCTCTTAATGAAGAAACAAGAGCAGCCTTGTCAGAAAAACTTAATTATTGGGTAGATGTAAAAGTATTACGTGCAGCGGATTTTGGTATACCTCAAAATAGAGAAAGAATTTACATAATAGGTTTTGATAAAAATTACTATGGTAACCAAAAGTTTGAAAAGTTGTTTCAATGGCCACAGGCACCAAAAATATCAACAAAACTAGGTAATATTTTAGAGTCATATGAAGAAATAAAAAAAGCAGGAGATTATTACACTATATCTGATAAGTTATGGGATGGTCATAAGCGCCGAAAGGTAGAGCACAAAACAAAAGGAAATGGTTTTGGTTATTCTCTTTATGATGAAAATGCTCCTTATACTAATACATTAAGCGCACGTTATTATAAAGATGGTTCAGAAATATTAATTGACCAGTCAAAATATAACTTAAATCCAAGAAAACTTACTCCTCGTGAATGTGCAAGGCTTCAAGGTTTTCCAGAGGAATATATAGTTGATGCAGTTTCAAGAGGACAAATATACAAACAGTTTGGTAATTCTGTGTGTGTTACTGTTATTAATGAAATTGCTAACAGAATGCTTAAAACTATAGATGAATTAGAGGTTAAAGGTCAGTCAAATACACTTATTGAAAAATTATTGAAGAACATATAA
- a CDS encoding helix-turn-helix domain-containing protein: MYCQILAETFGNRLKEERVRLDLTQEELAEKTGIRAITIIQYEKGKSSPPIKFIYSLQDLGFDIAYLLTSTTNIPNPSDFPPELFKEIGSAIDQFELHMEANLTNEEKAKLILIMLKQYMNNINQGKPSNTIQMKDILSNLLRLA; this comes from the coding sequence TCGCTTAAAAGAAGAAAGAGTAAGACTAGATCTAACCCAAGAAGAACTTGCAGAAAAAACTGGAATACGTGCTATAACTATTATTCAGTACGAAAAAGGGAAATCTTCTCCCCCTATAAAGTTTATTTATAGTTTGCAGGATCTAGGCTTTGATATAGCTTATTTATTAACTTCAACTACTAATATTCCTAATCCAAGTGACTTTCCACCTGAATTATTTAAAGAAATAGGATCTGCCATTGACCAATTTGAGCTACATATGGAAGCTAATTTAACTAATGAGGAAAAAGCTAAATTAATCTTAATTATGCTAAAACAATATATGAACAATATTAATCAAGGCAAACCTTCTAATACCATACAAATGAAAGATATTTTATCCAATCTATTAAGATTAGCATGA